The Streptomyces capitiformicae genome contains the following window.
GGTGGGTTGATCCTTGTTGGGCACACAGTGACTGATCCGTTTGGATGGCCCTCCCTCGCACAGGTCATCACCCTGCGCCAGGAGGCGTCGCTCACCCCGCTGCGCCAGTCCGGGTCCTGGCTGCCCGCCGCGATCGGGGAGCAGATCACCCGGGGGGTCTCGGCCTCGACCAGGCTGCTGGCGGATTCTCTCCCGCCCACCACGCCGTACACCCGTGCCGGTGCCCCCGCCCCACCCACGGCCCACACCCCCCGGGCGGAGCCGGCCCCCCCACAGTCCCCCCGCGCATCGCCGTACGCCCGGCCGCCCGGGCCCCAGGCACCGCCCCCTCCCCCGCGGCCACACATGTGGCGCCCCGGCCCACAGCCGCAACCACACACGCGCCCCGTTCCTCCGCCGCCCAGAAGCAAGGCGGGCAGGATCGTGGCGCTCGTGTTGGGACTGCTCGTGTTGCAGCTCGGGGGCTGTGCCGCGGTCGTGGGCGTCATCGGGAACGCGACGGAAGGCATTACGGGCTCCCATGAGGGGTCGAGCATCTACGAAGCGACCTCGACCTCCGGCGGAGGTTCCGGCTCGGGCGGCTCCGGGCCGCTTGCCGACTCCGATCACGCCCCGGCCAGTCACAAGGGTGTCGACATCCCGGCGACCACTATGTGCGCTTCACGGACTCGCCGCCCAAGCCGCTCAGCACGTTCGACAGCGTCGACGGGACCGGCGGAGACCTCTACTACGTCAATGACCTCTCGGGGACGAGGATTGTGCTCGGCGGCAACAAGCTCGTCCTGCTGAACACCACTCAGCAGGGCTCGCTCGACACCTGCCTGAACGAGACCCGGTACGCGCTGAGCGTGTCGCTCGACCAGGTCTCCAGGGGCTCCCAGCCATGTGTACACACCGCCCGCGGCCACATGGGCCTGGTCACGATCCAAGGGGCCGCCTCCGCGAACGACCCCAGCGACTACATCACCGTGGACATCACGGTGTGGCGGAACGCGGAGGAGCCGAGCAGCGGGATCTGAGCCTCCGTCACCCCGCCAGCTCCCACACCAGCACCTCCGCCGGCCCCGACATCCCCACGAGCTCCAGCCCCTTCTCCCCCTCCACCCGCACCGAGTCCCCGGGCCCCAGCCCGTGCTCCCCGAGCCGCACCTCACCCCGGACGACATGCACATACACCCGCGGCGCGTCCGGTACGGCGGTGCGCTCCCCCGCCGTGCCCAGCCGTCGTACGTGCAGTATGGCGCCCGCCTCCGGGACGGCGTAGGGGGTGGAGTCGGCGATGCCGTGGACGATCTCGTACGACGGGTCGCCGCCCGGGTCCAGGGGGGCCAGCCACATCTGAACGAAGGTCAGGGGCGCGGAACCGTCGTTGCGTTCCACGTGCCGTACGCCGCCCGCCGAGCTGAGGCGTTGGACGTCGCCGGGGCGGACGAGCGTCTCGTGGCCGGTGGTGTCGCGGTGGGTGAGCTCGCCCTCGACGACCCAGGTGACGATCTCGGTGTTGCTGTGCGGGTGCTCGTCGAAGCCGGCGCCGGGGGCGAGGCGCTCCTCGTTGCAGGCGATCACCGCACCGAAGCGGAGGTTGTCCGGGTCGTAGTGCGCCCCGAAGGAGAAGGCGTGCAGGGAGGCGATCCCGGACTCGGGGTCACCTCCGGGGTAGCGCTCGTCGGCGCGCCGTACGTCGATCACGTACTCCACGGTAGCGACCCGCGCCGCGCGTCGACGTCCCGATAAGGCAGTCTTGTCCCGTGCCCGAACCCGAAACCCGTAAATCCGAACCCGTACCGCACGTCCACGCGCACGCCGGAACGTTGCGGCGGTTGGAGAAGTCGTCCGGAAGCCTTGCCGCGCAGGCCATCACACGGATGGACGAGACGCTGCCCTGGTACCGGGCGATGCCGCCGGAGAACCGGTCGTGGATCGGGCTGGTCGCGCAGGCCGGTATCGCCGCGTTCACGGAGTGGTTCCGGCACCCGGACGCCCCGCAGGCGATCTCGACGGATGTGTTCGGCACGGCGCCGCGTGAGCTGACCCGGGCGATCA
Protein-coding sequences here:
- a CDS encoding pirin family protein, producing the protein MIDVRRADERYPGGDPESGIASLHAFSFGAHYDPDNLRFGAVIACNEERLAPGAGFDEHPHSNTEIVTWVVEGELTHRDTTGHETLVRPGDVQRLSSAGGVRHVERNDGSAPLTFVQMWLAPLDPGGDPSYEIVHGIADSTPYAVPEAGAILHVRRLGTAGERTAVPDAPRVYVHVVRGEVRLGEHGLGPGDSVRVEGEKGLELVGMSGPAEVLVWELAG